aaaaatcacattttacttaatattaaaaaattcaacaaaatattGATGATTACATTAACAATGCACATCAATGTACAAAATATATACCAAATGTGCTACTACATATTCAAATGCAGTAACACAATGACGAAGACCTGACAGGACGGTTTACTCCCGCAGCAATGAAAGCAGCCATCTTTCTGAGCACACCACAGATGTGATGGTGCAGTCCATGTAAAGTCAGACCATCACTGTGGTGTTCCACTCATTCGCCAGgtcgtctttttgttttttaacatcttGGATTCAGTCCATGTCtccctcctccgctgctcccAGCTCCACTGCTCCCACCGCTGCAGCCAACTCATCCTCACTGCCTCGCAGACGATCCCCTGGACACACAAAAGATAAAATGCAACCATAAACAAATCATGTAAGTCAACCTGCTTCATTAATTCAGCCCATCATTCTATGATGAATTGATAATGTGCACCATTAGCACCTTGAAACCACCTATCACTGGTCCCAGCAGAATATGGTGGTGATGTCCCAATGACAGGTACAAAGTTACTTCTGATGCAAAAGAAATTTGTTCAAAAAGTAGCTGTGATGTCTGAATTAGCACAATAAATTACAACTAATAACTTTCAGTTAAATGGGTTACTATGACTACACCTGAACAGAAAATGGCTTCCTCGATTCTTAATATAGTTAAATAAAAGGCGACGAATCAATGTGCCACAGGGAAAACCTCCTGACAGTTAAACCTGTTTTGTGATGCGAGTCTATTTTTAGAATGTAGATCACACATCACTGGAGGAATCACACTGTTGGTGTCACCAGACGGCTGCAACCCTCTGTGGAGTCTGCAAACCACAGAGCAATTGGCCTAATAATTCACGCCTCAGGCCCGGCCTCAGTGACGTCAGGCATAATTCTGCCATAAAACCtgtgaaaaataagaaatactAACGGATGAGCTCGGCGATGGCTCTCTGTGTTCTCCTCGACAGCTTCCCCAGTTTCTTCGCCACATCACGTTTCAGATCCCTAGATTCAGAATCAAAAGGGACAAGACATCATCACAAGTTATTCCAAATTATCTTTGATTATGCCAAGATTTCATCAATGATAACTTTCACAAATgtctcaccagtctggttttCTCGGGGCGAGGTTGGCCAAAtcctgaggagagaaaacagctgaGTACAGGAGCCACTGATGCAACAATGAATGAAATCCCATTTGCCCTGAAAGATTTACTCACCACTTCTTCAATGATGGGTTCTGGATTAGCTGCCTCCAACTGGTCTTTAACTTTATCCTCCACTGTAAACAAGAAGAGGTTGTCATCAGTTTCAAAACATGTGtgggaacagcagcaggagtctGCAGCTGATCATGTGCGATGACCTTCCTGAAGGCCATGTCAAGTAGGACATTAACAACACTAACTAGCACTCGGAGTTAATGGTTTTTAAAGCTTGTTCGTGAGATAAGAGTTCACACCTGACGCTGGTTTGGCTTTGGGCACCTGTCTCTCCTTCAGCTCTTCGTCCTCCGGGGTGTAATTCCTCAGCTTCAGCTCTCTGAGGACAGGAATACAGTGAGGTGAGTCTACTTTCAGTGGTTAACATAAACATTATCAGCTCCGTCATTCCAGGAGGTGGCAGTGTAGACAAGTATATTCCTCCAGAGATTTAAGGACCATCTGAAAACCCTGCACAGCTGCACATCTAATGTCTGCACGGGGTCGGGCATAATGTGCCTCTTTATTCGTATGAACACGTTCAGATTTTCCACCTGCTCCTGGGCTCAGACCTAAATGAGAGCAGCTCACAGCTGAGGAATGCTTTCCTTGATGTTGAATTACGCAGTCTTTCATCACGTCTCTACACAGAGGAATTCATGGCAACCCTCAGCTGACATCTCTGCGGAGGCAGAGGCAAACTATTGTCTGACACAGCATCAACCAGGAGGGTCATCAGCTGTTCGGAGCTTAACATAGATTTGTTTGAGAGGTTACACCCTCCATACATTCATTAAACTCCTGCTGCTTAAGGACAGACCAATGCCTTGTATGGGTATGGGCAGGAATGCTGGTCATGTTCTGCCTGTGGCTGACTGAGGTCCACTCTTAGTTCAGCCATCTCCATCTCTGCCTGCTGAATGTGTCCCAGTGCTGCTACTGAAACTAACGTAGTGAACAGAGCTAGATTATATTTAAGTGTCAAATTTGAATAAGAAGATTTAAATGAGTTTGCCAACCTAAGCCTAAAGTCTAGCCAGGGACCACGGTTGTATGTCATCCCCCTTCTTTGTCTCTCCTCATTTTCTCACCCTTCCAAAGCCATCTACAGACGTAAACTCCGGGAAATGTGCGTACATCTGGatctggacattctctggactttgcctttcagATATGAACGCCGCAGGGGATTGTCAAACGCATTCACGACTACAGGAAATGTCAGGTGAGGGGTAGAGCAGGCtagaggaaatgtgtttttgtttacaccaCATCGACACCGCACTGTTGTTTTCACCAGAGGCTCTctaatctcattgtctttccttGTCAACATCTTCATTGGCGTCTTCTACATGCATGCTCTCACATACTGTCCCTCTGGACTATT
Above is a genomic segment from Hippoglossus stenolepis isolate QCI-W04-F060 chromosome 8, HSTE1.2, whole genome shotgun sequence containing:
- the ccdc12 gene encoding coiled-coil domain-containing protein 12, which produces MEKHVGSLQEQALKRKERLKALRNKQSHGQEPEDGEPVEKKPLFPTSSFEEAVEEKHRELKLRNYTPEDEELKERQVPKAKPASVEDKVKDQLEAANPEPIIEEVDLANLAPRKPDWDLKRDVAKKLGKLSRRTQRAIAELIRDRLRGSEDELAAAVGAVELGAAEEGDMD